The following are encoded in a window of Solibacillus sp. FSL R7-0668 genomic DNA:
- a CDS encoding VOC family protein translates to MNINHVTMCASNYEATKQFYETTLHFPLTSEEHNRFTIKVGTSMITFVEAPLEKSPFYHFAFDVPSNQFEEAKAWIKEKTELSQEQGEDEVYFPFIDAKSIYFEDPAGNIVELICRFSDAKPSEEPFTTASLQKVSEMSIVVTDKLNALSALQKVSIFERDREEISADGLSFMGEREDATYLLFVNEGRTWYFSNKKSAAYPVEIILDDGVSVKINEKLELASSVDLSIL, encoded by the coding sequence ATGAATATAAACCACGTAACAATGTGTGCTTCTAACTATGAAGCAACAAAACAATTCTATGAAACAACACTCCATTTCCCTTTAACTTCAGAGGAACATAACCGTTTTACAATAAAGGTAGGAACATCCATGATTACATTTGTGGAAGCCCCTTTGGAAAAAAGCCCATTCTACCATTTTGCATTTGATGTACCATCCAATCAGTTTGAAGAAGCAAAGGCATGGATAAAAGAGAAAACAGAATTATCCCAGGAGCAAGGGGAGGATGAAGTATATTTTCCTTTCATCGATGCCAAGTCGATTTATTTTGAGGATCCTGCCGGAAACATTGTGGAATTGATTTGTCGCTTTTCAGATGCAAAACCAAGTGAGGAGCCGTTTACTACTGCCTCCTTACAGAAAGTATCTGAGATGAGTATAGTTGTAACGGATAAATTAAACGCCCTTTCAGCATTACAGAAAGTATCCATTTTTGAACGGGACCGTGAAGAAATCTCAGCAGACGGCTTATCTTTTATGGGGGAACGCGAGGATGCGACCTATCTACTATTTGTAAATGAGGGACGTACATGGTATTTCTCAAATAAAAAATCAGCCGCTTATCCTGTCGAGATTATACTAGATGATGGGGTTTCGGTTAAAATTAATGAAAAGTTGGAATTGGCCAGTTCAGTAGACTTGTCAATTTTGTAA
- a CDS encoding NADPH-dependent FMN reductase: MKILLVDGTIFGRKTGVLLEQVQQYIQAFNPELELEILYFSKLQHQILDGSPLNEDMKKMIQKFEEADGYIFASPIFQASIPGVLKNAFDMIPPKAMRYKPAAIIGNGGTYQHHLVLENQLRPILDYFRCLVTPNYVYTHADHFDKDNKITDEDVHNRLRELARVFVQYCEMTKTLSKQAVDIQ, from the coding sequence ATGAAAATTTTACTTGTCGATGGGACAATTTTTGGTCGTAAAACCGGCGTTCTTTTAGAGCAGGTTCAACAATATATTCAAGCCTTTAACCCAGAGTTAGAGCTTGAAATTTTATATTTCTCAAAGCTTCAGCACCAAATTTTAGACGGCAGTCCGCTAAATGAGGATATGAAAAAAATGATTCAAAAATTCGAAGAGGCGGATGGATATATTTTCGCTTCACCGATTTTCCAAGCTTCAATTCCAGGTGTACTAAAAAATGCGTTTGATATGATTCCACCAAAAGCAATGCGCTACAAACCGGCAGCAATCATCGGTAATGGTGGTACGTACCAGCATCATTTAGTATTAGAAAATCAATTACGCCCAATTTTAGACTACTTCCGTTGCCTAGTCACACCAAACTATGTGTACACGCATGCAGATCATTTCGATAAAGACAATAAAATCACCGATGAGGACGTACACAACCGTCTACGCGAATTAGCCCGCGTGTTCGTGCAATATTGTGAAATGACCAAAACCTTATCTAAGCAGGCAGTGGATATTCAATAA
- a CDS encoding NAD(P)H-binding protein yields the protein MKEMRSALVVGATGLVGSALVKLLCDSDEYVAVNVISRKPLDYVHPKLEVRLREFDQIADHDIEFAHEVFCCLGTTMKKAGSKEQFEKVDFEYPLMIAAMAKNRGIGHFIVISAMGANEQALAYYSRVKGKLEAELIDMDFPQLSIVRPSLITGDRGEFRLGESIGAKALAVVNPLLKGPLKKLHSIAAEQIARAMKLIALHGDKQKVMIYPSDKLLTMEPPLQKETEREVADKEVAFNWDKLKKEELPPIDEDVVFDRKKRKEMNQDR from the coding sequence ATGAAGGAGATGCGTTCGGCTTTAGTAGTTGGTGCGACCGGCTTAGTCGGTTCCGCTTTAGTAAAATTATTATGCGATAGTGATGAATACGTGGCAGTTAATGTCATTTCGAGGAAGCCGCTCGATTATGTTCATCCGAAGTTAGAGGTCAGATTGCGCGAATTTGATCAAATTGCAGACCATGATATCGAATTTGCGCACGAGGTTTTTTGTTGCTTAGGCACAACGATGAAAAAGGCTGGGTCAAAGGAGCAATTTGAAAAGGTCGATTTCGAATACCCACTTATGATTGCAGCCATGGCAAAAAATCGGGGCATTGGGCATTTTATTGTGATTTCGGCAATGGGTGCAAATGAACAGGCACTTGCGTATTATAGTCGTGTAAAGGGAAAGTTAGAAGCCGAGCTAATTGATATGGATTTCCCGCAATTATCCATTGTTCGTCCATCACTGATTACGGGGGACCGTGGCGAGTTTCGATTGGGGGAATCCATCGGCGCAAAGGCACTGGCTGTGGTGAATCCTCTATTAAAAGGGCCACTGAAAAAATTGCACTCCATTGCAGCCGAGCAAATCGCGCGGGCGATGAAGCTCATTGCCTTACATGGTGACAAGCAGAAGGTGATGATTTATCCATCTGACAAGCTTTTAACAATGGAGCCGCCGTTACAAAAGGAAACAGAGCGGGAAGTAGCCGATAAAGAGGTTGCGTTTAATTGGGATAAATTGAAAAAAGAGGAGCTCCCACCGATAGACGAGGATGTTGTATTTGATCGCAAAAAACGAAAAGAAATGAATCAAGATCGCTAA